One part of the Methanocalculus alkaliphilus genome encodes these proteins:
- a CDS encoding XRE family transcriptional regulator — MHLPSPEELRSARRRIGLKQADLARRAGISQSMIARIERGSVDPRVSTLRRIVDVLTAAEIPAVTAGSVMHSPVVSVSPDDSILSAVEKMEQMAFSQLPVLKDGVPVGCISETAILTAIGEQRHPRGHHEKVRDFMEASFPTVPPEIEIETVVSILEQHHAVLVMAEGRVEGVITKHDLISLITR, encoded by the coding sequence ATGCATCTTCCATCACCCGAGGAGCTGAGATCTGCCCGAAGGAGGATTGGGCTGAAGCAGGCTGACCTTGCACGCAGGGCCGGGATCAGTCAGTCGATGATCGCACGGATCGAGCGGGGATCCGTCGATCCCCGTGTCAGCACCCTCCGGCGGATCGTTGATGTCCTCACTGCTGCAGAAATCCCGGCGGTGACTGCCGGAAGTGTGATGCACTCCCCGGTCGTCAGTGTCTCACCGGATGACTCGATCCTCTCGGCAGTTGAGAAGATGGAGCAGATGGCATTCTCCCAGCTGCCTGTCCTAAAAGATGGTGTTCCCGTCGGCTGCATCTCTGAGACGGCCATCCTGACTGCCATTGGTGAGCAGCGCCATCCCCGCGGGCATCATGAGAAGGTCAGGGATTTTATGGAGGCGAGCTTCCCGACCGTCCCCCCTGAGATCGAGATTGAGACGGTCGTCTCCATCCTCGAACAGCACCATGCCGTCCTGGTGATGGCAGAAGGCCGGGTCGAGGGGGTCATCACAAAGCATGACCTCATCTCCCTCATTACCCGGTAG
- a CDS encoding TIGR00296 family protein gives MQLLHEGDGRAGIALARAAITAALDRDEYQPPPLPPIFDEKRGVFVTLTQNKELRGCIGLPMPVMPLGEAIIEAARSAAFRDPRFPPLRSQELPLIRIELTVLSLPEEIPGTPEARADQVIIGRHGLIIQGRGRSGLLLPQVAAEYGWSGAEFLDQTCMKAGLPPGCWRDDQITALRFEGQIFSE, from the coding sequence ATGCAGCTTCTTCATGAGGGGGACGGCAGGGCCGGGATTGCCCTCGCCCGTGCAGCCATTACGGCGGCCCTCGACCGGGATGAGTATCAGCCCCCGCCTCTTCCGCCGATCTTTGACGAGAAGAGGGGAGTCTTTGTCACCCTCACACAGAACAAGGAGCTTCGGGGATGTATCGGCCTCCCGATGCCGGTGATGCCACTTGGCGAAGCCATCATCGAAGCAGCGCGATCCGCCGCCTTCAGGGATCCGAGGTTTCCACCACTTCGTAGCCAGGAGCTTCCCCTGATACGAATCGAGCTGACCGTCCTCTCTCTCCCTGAAGAGATCCCCGGCACTCCCGAAGCAAGGGCAGACCAGGTGATCATCGGCCGCCATGGCCTGATCATCCAGGGAAGGGGCCGATCCGGACTCCTCCTCCCCCAGGTGGCAGCAGAATATGGATGGTCGGGTGCCGAGTTCCTCGATCAGACCTGTATGAAAGCAGGTCTTCCGCCGGGATGCTGGCGGGATGACCAGATAACCGCCCTCAGATTCGAGGGCCAGATCTTCTCTGAATAA
- a CDS encoding proteasome-activating nucleotidase: MATKSRIPEDTHHSEDTYRVVIERLSELEARNQELREELRQSKTDRQYLETQKVRYEREVRKLRSEIEQMRSPPLIVGTIIDVVDSNRAVVRSSAGPKFLVRTSQFINIDDLKPGVRCTMNQQTLAIVEVLPSAFDSQIYGMEVETRPTETYVDVGGLKEQTIEVREAVELPLKKPHLFEQIGILPPKGILLHGPPGTGKTLLARAVAHETEATFLRVVGSELVQKYIGEGARLVRELFESAKKNAPSIIFIDEIDAIGASRGQETSSGDREVHRTLMQLLAEMDGFDNRGDVKIIGATNRIDILDPALLRPGRFDRIIEIPLPDIEGRLAILRIHTKKITLGDDVDLVTLARITEGKNGADLSAICMEAGMFAIREERSAVIMSDFERAIRKISADFDRNKVSQMTSIQTMFA; this comes from the coding sequence ATGGCTACAAAATCTCGCATACCTGAGGATACACACCACTCCGAAGATACATATCGGGTGGTGATTGAGCGCCTTTCCGAGCTTGAGGCGCGAAATCAGGAGTTGCGGGAGGAACTCCGCCAGTCGAAGACGGATCGCCAGTACCTTGAGACCCAGAAGGTCAGGTACGAACGGGAAGTCAGAAAACTCCGCTCCGAGATCGAGCAGATGAGGAGCCCGCCCCTCATCGTCGGGACGATCATCGATGTCGTCGATTCCAACCGTGCGGTCGTCAGGAGCAGTGCCGGACCGAAATTCCTTGTCCGGACATCACAGTTCATTAATATCGATGATCTGAAGCCAGGCGTCAGATGCACGATGAATCAGCAGACCCTGGCCATCGTGGAGGTGCTCCCCTCCGCCTTTGACTCCCAGATCTACGGGATGGAGGTGGAGACCCGCCCGACCGAGACCTATGTCGATGTCGGTGGCCTGAAAGAGCAGACCATTGAGGTCCGCGAGGCGGTCGAACTGCCCCTGAAGAAGCCGCATCTCTTTGAACAGATCGGGATCCTCCCCCCGAAAGGTATTCTTCTCCATGGCCCGCCTGGTACTGGAAAGACCCTCCTTGCACGGGCTGTCGCCCATGAGACCGAGGCGACCTTCCTCCGTGTGGTCGGCTCCGAACTTGTGCAGAAGTATATCGGTGAAGGGGCGCGGCTCGTCCGTGAGCTCTTTGAGAGTGCGAAGAAGAATGCCCCCTCCATCATCTTCATCGACGAGATTGATGCAATCGGGGCATCCAGGGGGCAGGAGACCTCATCCGGTGATCGTGAGGTTCACCGCACCCTGATGCAGCTCCTTGCCGAGATGGACGGGTTTGACAACCGGGGTGATGTAAAGATCATCGGGGCGACGAACCGGATCGATATCCTTGATCCGGCCCTCCTCCGCCCCGGCAGGTTTGACCGGATCATCGAGATTCCACTCCCTGATATCGAAGGACGGCTTGCCATCCTCAGGATCCATACAAAGAAGATAACCCTTGGAGATGATGTTGATCTCGTTACACTTGCACGCATCACCGAGGGGAAGAACGGGGCTGATCTCTCTGCAATCTGTATGGAGGCGGGAATGTTTGCGATTCGTGAAGAGAGGTCCGCCGTCATCATGTCGGACTTTGAGAGGGCGATCAGAAAGATCTCTGCGGACTTTGATAGAAATAAGGTCTCACAGATGACATCCATCCAAACGATGTTTGCCTGA
- a CDS encoding multiprotein bridging factor aMBF1, whose protein sequence is MKTEQCEACGQIIKGRSKTVRIEGSTPMKVCDRCARLGTEVQVQTGPRGTPGRAPPGGSPSAPPRRRRDVFDFIEGDIAEDYADRIREARLEQGISQKDLALEIKEKEHLIRKIENGDLIPEDAVRKKIEAALGISLIDSDTIAGEGAGTDKTRTTLGDVIKVKRK, encoded by the coding sequence ATGAAAACCGAACAATGTGAAGCCTGCGGGCAGATAATCAAAGGACGATCGAAGACTGTACGGATTGAGGGATCGACGCCGATGAAGGTATGTGACCGGTGTGCCCGGCTCGGAACGGAGGTGCAGGTCCAGACAGGGCCGAGGGGAACCCCCGGGAGGGCGCCGCCCGGTGGATCTCCGAGCGCACCTCCCAGGCGAAGGCGCGATGTCTTTGACTTCATCGAGGGGGACATTGCAGAGGACTACGCAGACCGGATCCGCGAGGCCCGCCTTGAACAGGGCATCTCCCAGAAGGATCTCGCCCTTGAGATTAAGGAAAAGGAGCACCTGATCAGAAAGATCGAGAACGGGGATCTCATACCCGAAGATGCCGTCAGAAAGAAGATAGAGGCAGCCCTTGGGATAAGCCTGATCGATTCCGATACCATCGCCGGAGAGGGAGCAGGTACTGACAAGACCAGAACCACGCTTGGGGATGTCATCAAGGTGAAGAGGAAGTGA
- the gltA gene encoding NADPH-dependent glutamate synthase: MSDRPADVRVHDFDEVDSGITAEEAIAEAARCLQCKKPVCVDGCPVGIDIPGFIRCIEDGDFRSAIGIIKESNMLPAVCGRVCPQEVQCEGECILGIKDRPIAIGSLERFLADWERENGIEVPERAEKRPERIAVVGSGPAGLTAAAELARNGFSVTIFEAFHEPGGVLTYGIPEFRLPKEVVRAEIAEVKRLGVEIRTNYLVGRSLPVDELLSYDAIILATGAGLPAFMGIPGENLIGVYSANEFLTRVNLLHADAFPNHDTPVRKGRSVVVIGGGNVAMDAARVAKRMGADVTLVYRRRREDMPARLVEVHHAEEEGIRFLCCTNPTRILGEGTVTGVEVVSMDMCELDDSGRPSAKPIPGSEYTIPADVVIEAIGQSPNPLLIRMIEGLVREKKGNLLVDESGKTTVPKIYAAGDVATGAATVILAMGAAKTAADAVCRMLAEE; the protein is encoded by the coding sequence ATGTCCGATCGTCCGGCAGATGTCAGGGTACACGACTTTGACGAGGTCGATAGCGGGATCACCGCTGAAGAGGCGATAGCCGAGGCGGCACGGTGTCTCCAGTGTAAAAAACCTGTATGCGTCGATGGGTGCCCGGTCGGGATTGATATCCCCGGGTTCATCCGCTGTATTGAGGATGGGGATTTCCGTTCCGCAATCGGGATCATCAAGGAGAGCAATATGCTTCCCGCCGTCTGCGGCCGTGTCTGTCCCCAGGAGGTCCAGTGCGAGGGGGAGTGTATCCTTGGTATCAAGGACAGGCCGATTGCCATCGGGTCGCTGGAGCGGTTCCTTGCAGACTGGGAGCGTGAGAACGGAATCGAGGTTCCGGAGCGTGCAGAAAAGCGGCCAGAAAGGATCGCAGTCGTCGGATCCGGTCCCGCCGGCCTCACCGCCGCAGCAGAACTTGCCAGAAATGGATTCTCTGTGACCATCTTCGAGGCATTCCATGAACCAGGCGGCGTCCTCACCTATGGCATCCCGGAGTTCCGGCTTCCAAAGGAGGTTGTCCGGGCCGAGATTGCCGAGGTGAAACGCCTTGGTGTTGAGATCAGGACCAATTATCTCGTCGGTAGAAGCCTGCCTGTGGATGAGCTCCTCAGCTATGACGCCATCATCCTGGCAACAGGGGCGGGCCTCCCCGCATTCATGGGGATCCCGGGGGAGAACCTGATCGGTGTCTACTCAGCCAATGAATTCCTGACACGGGTCAACCTCCTCCATGCCGACGCCTTCCCTAACCATGATACCCCGGTGAGGAAGGGGCGGTCGGTCGTCGTGATAGGTGGTGGAAACGTCGCGATGGACGCCGCCCGCGTCGCAAAGAGGATGGGTGCCGATGTCACGCTCGTTTACCGGCGGCGGAGGGAGGATATGCCGGCACGTCTTGTTGAGGTGCACCATGCAGAGGAGGAGGGGATCCGATTCCTCTGCTGCACAAACCCGACCAGAATTCTTGGAGAGGGAACGGTCACCGGCGTCGAGGTCGTCTCGATGGATATGTGCGAGCTCGATGACTCCGGGCGGCCTTCGGCAAAACCGATTCCGGGGAGTGAGTATACCATCCCTGCCGATGTCGTCATCGAGGCGATCGGCCAGAGCCCAAACCCCCTCCTCATCAGGATGATCGAGGGGCTCGTCCGTGAGAAGAAAGGGAATCTGCTGGTTGATGAGTCGGGGAAGACGACGGTTCCGAAGATCTATGCTGCAGGCGATGTTGCCACAGGTGCTGCAACCGTCATCCTCGCAATGGGTGCGGCGAAGACGGCAGCTGATGCCGTCTGCCGGATGCTTGCAGAGGAGTAG
- a CDS encoding proteasome-activating nucleotidase → MDETLIENVGKDSTLQSQQLKELYESLIELREKVETQQRDVVKLREENAQLKRENNQLKRLPLFVAVVIEKLPDGEVYLRQQGNNQEYITQVSDDLYPLLKAGTKVAVNNALSIIKVIGTTYDARVRVMELETSPSATFEQVGGLKEEIEEVREAVEYPITRPEVYARLGVEPPKGILLYGPPGTGKTLIAKAVAHNASATFIRMSGSELVHKFIGEGAQLVRELFELARERAPSIVFIDEIDAVGSTRTHDGTSGSAEVQRTLMQLLAEMDGFDNRGDIRIMAATNRPDMLDPALLRPGRFDRIIEIPFPDAASRTEILRIHTRNLSLGDITLASIVSRTEGATGAELEAICREAGMIAVRESATSIEEEHFDAAIRKVRHEMPEQDVRMYL, encoded by the coding sequence CGAGCTCCGGGAGAAGGTTGAGACCCAGCAGAGAGATGTGGTAAAACTCCGGGAGGAGAATGCCCAGCTGAAGCGGGAGAACAACCAGCTCAAACGGCTCCCCCTCTTCGTTGCGGTGGTCATCGAGAAGCTGCCTGACGGTGAGGTGTATCTGCGCCAGCAGGGGAACAATCAGGAGTATATCACTCAGGTATCTGATGATCTCTACCCGCTCCTCAAAGCCGGAACCAAGGTCGCCGTCAATAACGCGCTCTCAATCATCAAGGTCATCGGGACGACCTATGACGCCCGTGTTCGTGTGATGGAACTGGAAACCTCTCCATCTGCGACATTTGAGCAGGTGGGAGGCCTCAAAGAGGAGATCGAAGAGGTGAGGGAGGCTGTCGAGTATCCGATCACCCGGCCGGAGGTCTATGCACGACTTGGTGTTGAGCCACCAAAAGGTATCCTGCTGTATGGACCACCAGGCACAGGGAAGACCCTGATCGCAAAGGCAGTGGCACATAATGCAAGCGCTACCTTCATCCGGATGTCCGGGAGCGAGCTTGTCCACAAATTCATCGGTGAAGGGGCACAGCTCGTCCGGGAACTCTTCGAACTTGCCCGCGAGAGGGCGCCATCCATCGTCTTCATCGACGAGATCGATGCAGTCGGGAGCACCCGGACCCATGACGGTACATCGGGATCTGCCGAGGTGCAGCGTACCCTGATGCAGCTCCTCGCCGAGATGGACGGGTTTGACAACAGGGGCGACATCAGGATCATGGCCGCAACCAACCGGCCTGATATGCTCGATCCTGCACTCCTCCGACCGGGACGGTTCGACCGGATCATCGAGATCCCCTTCCCTGATGCCGCATCACGAACAGAGATCCTCAGGATCCACACACGGAACCTCTCCCTCGGGGATATCACCCTTGCGTCGATCGTCTCCCGCACCGAAGGGGCAACCGGGGCCGAACTCGAGGCCATCTGCCGCGAGGCAGGGATGATCGCGGTCCGGGAGAGTGCAACCTCAATCGAAGAAGAGCACTTTGATGCAGCCATCCGGAAGGTCAGGCATGAGATGCCCGAACAGGATGTCCGCATGTATCTCTGA
- a CDS encoding DUF5804 family protein, translating to MLVIFIPKPGIDLYRTFLESETSRMILRFYPPQRRAGGVVEVAVATLGSGLSLASELRWYIRRYTSDLLFQTGDGVILSQKLAREIYDRQLGYPGLEWEHRYLCTISDETASYDLTVLCSEDEGKKGAGSGKHRLDGCHL from the coding sequence ATGCTGGTCATTTTTATCCCCAAACCCGGCATAGACCTGTATCGCACTTTTTTGGAGTCCGAGACGAGCCGGATGATCCTTCGGTTCTATCCCCCGCAGAGGCGGGCGGGCGGGGTCGTCGAGGTTGCCGTTGCGACACTTGGATCCGGCCTCTCCCTTGCATCCGAGCTCCGGTGGTATATCCGGAGATATACATCAGATCTCCTCTTCCAGACCGGGGATGGCGTCATCCTCTCACAGAAGCTTGCCCGCGAGATCTATGACCGCCAGCTCGGCTATCCGGGTTTGGAATGGGAACACAGGTATCTTTGCACCATCTCAGATGAGACAGCAAGCTATGATCTGACCGTCCTCTGTTCAGAGGATGAAGGAAAAAAGGGAGCGGGATCAGGCAAACATCGTTTGGATGGATGTCATCTGTGA
- the tpiA gene encoding triose-phosphate isomerase, producing the protein MTVPFILINFKTYREGTDHSADRIARASQAVMEDTGVEIGIAPSFTELRRMAKHYTIPVFAQHIDGVDAGAHTGRIPAFMLTMAGASGTLINHSERRLTLAEIEAGLAAAEAAKLQTVICTNNIRATGGAAALGPSYVAIEPPELIGSGISVATADPGIIEGSVRAAREQNPSVKVLAGAGIHSGECVRIALDLGCAGVLLASGVVRAEDPEAVLRDLVSKC; encoded by the coding sequence ATGACCGTTCCCTTCATCCTCATCAATTTCAAGACGTACCGGGAGGGGACCGACCACTCCGCAGATCGGATAGCACGGGCTTCACAGGCGGTGATGGAGGATACCGGTGTTGAGATCGGGATCGCGCCTTCATTCACCGAACTTCGCCGGATGGCAAAACATTATACAATACCGGTATTTGCCCAGCATATCGACGGTGTCGATGCCGGCGCCCACACCGGGAGAATTCCTGCGTTTATGCTGACGATGGCAGGTGCCTCGGGCACCCTCATCAACCATTCCGAACGGCGCCTCACCCTCGCTGAGATCGAGGCAGGACTTGCCGCTGCCGAGGCTGCAAAGCTGCAGACCGTCATCTGCACCAACAATATCCGGGCGACGGGCGGCGCGGCGGCCCTCGGACCGTCGTATGTCGCAATCGAGCCGCCTGAACTGATCGGATCAGGCATCTCGGTAGCAACAGCGGACCCCGGGATCATTGAGGGGTCTGTCAGGGCTGCAAGAGAACAGAACCCGTCCGTGAAGGTTCTGGCAGGTGCCGGGATACACTCGGGCGAGTGTGTAAGGATTGCCCTGGATCTCGGCTGTGCAGGCGTGCTCCTGGCTTCCGGTGTTGTCAGGGCAGAAGATCCCGAGGCAGTTCTCAGGGATCTCGTCTCAAAGTGCTGA
- the arcS gene encoding archaeosine synthase subunit alpha, with amino-acid sequence MTQFEVRRRDGLARQGIFTINDQQIPTPAIIDPIECFPDLASRPLSNIPLQADAEFVRRYAGEVFDQPIPAHPISPETISSGDAAIISGWHTALADPRAYADWVETFLSALPPDAARYAPASALPSHVAMLIATGLDLFDTIAVDLKSAEGLFCTTEGIYPGSWLDEGICSCSGCRTGDLREHNRQALQNEIRFATALLQRGELRELIEARCRSDASLVAILRHLDRKGDLMERAAPIARTTSFRAHTQESMYRAEIGRFEDRVIRRFTQNTWDVCVLLPCSAKKPYSLSQSHRKFQDAIAGRAHEVIITSPLGVVPRELELIYPAAHYDVPVTGHWDHEEQAILAGYLTEYLRTHPYRRVIAHLEGGALEVARTAAASAGIPLEETCTDGRPTSWESTGALRDALAGERKRGLDIVGGTLAWQFGVRPDTRKMIIKGRFPERKVFAGRQQLFSFDPGTGLLRPTMEGWALLPDCYRVTIEGFVPQGDILAPGVQSADPAIRDGDEVLVIGEGVRATGRAMMSADEMIRSTRGIAVKVRKVKKS; translated from the coding sequence ATGACCCAGTTTGAGGTTCGGAGGCGGGACGGGCTTGCCAGGCAGGGAATCTTCACCATCAATGATCAACAGATCCCAACACCCGCCATCATTGACCCGATAGAATGCTTCCCGGATCTGGCGTCCCGTCCTCTCTCGAATATCCCGCTCCAGGCAGATGCAGAGTTTGTCCGGAGATATGCCGGTGAGGTTTTTGATCAGCCGATCCCGGCACACCCCATCTCACCGGAAACCATATCATCAGGAGACGCGGCGATCATTTCGGGATGGCATACCGCCCTAGCCGATCCACGTGCCTATGCTGACTGGGTGGAGACGTTCCTCAGTGCACTCCCACCGGATGCCGCACGGTATGCACCGGCATCCGCACTCCCTTCACATGTCGCGATGCTGATAGCAACCGGTCTCGATCTCTTCGATACCATCGCCGTCGATCTAAAATCCGCAGAAGGGCTCTTCTGCACCACGGAAGGCATCTATCCCGGCTCATGGCTTGATGAGGGGATCTGCAGCTGCTCCGGGTGCCGGACCGGGGATCTCAGGGAGCATAACCGGCAGGCACTCCAAAATGAGATCCGGTTCGCAACCGCTCTCCTCCAGAGGGGGGAGCTGAGGGAACTGATCGAGGCGCGCTGCCGTTCTGATGCATCGCTTGTAGCAATACTCCGCCATCTCGACAGAAAGGGGGATCTGATGGAGAGGGCAGCTCCCATCGCCCGAACAACATCATTCCGGGCACACACCCAGGAATCGATGTACCGGGCCGAGATTGGGAGATTTGAGGATCGGGTCATCCGGCGGTTCACCCAGAACACCTGGGATGTCTGTGTCCTTCTCCCCTGTTCAGCAAAGAAGCCGTATTCACTCTCCCAGAGCCACCGGAAGTTCCAGGATGCGATAGCCGGAAGGGCCCATGAGGTGATCATCACTTCCCCACTCGGGGTTGTCCCACGGGAGCTTGAGCTGATCTACCCGGCCGCCCATTACGATGTTCCGGTGACCGGCCACTGGGATCATGAGGAGCAGGCGATCCTTGCCGGATACCTGACTGAGTACCTCAGAACCCACCCATACAGGCGGGTCATCGCACACCTGGAAGGGGGGGCGCTTGAGGTTGCCAGAACGGCTGCGGCTTCTGCTGGCATTCCCCTTGAAGAGACCTGTACAGACGGCCGTCCCACCTCATGGGAGTCCACCGGAGCACTACGGGACGCACTCGCCGGAGAGAGGAAGAGAGGACTGGATATCGTCGGTGGAACGCTTGCCTGGCAGTTCGGGGTACGGCCGGATACCAGGAAGATGATCATCAAAGGACGCTTCCCTGAAAGGAAGGTCTTTGCAGGCCGCCAGCAGCTCTTCTCCTTCGATCCCGGAACCGGACTCCTCCGGCCGACGATGGAGGGCTGGGCACTCCTCCCGGACTGTTACCGGGTCACCATCGAGGGGTTCGTGCCCCAGGGTGACATCCTGGCCCCGGGTGTTCAGTCTGCTGATCCCGCCATCCGGGACGGCGATGAGGTTCTTGTCATAGGTGAGGGGGTCCGTGCGACAGGGAGAGCGATGATGTCCGCAGATGAGATGATACGATCTACCCGTGGTATCGCTGTAAAAGTGCGTAAAGTAAAGAAGTCATAG
- the tgtA gene encoding tRNA guanosine(15) transglycosylase TgtA, producing the protein MSIQFEVMHKDIAGRVGRLTVGDKRIRTPALLPVVNPHIQIVPPGEMAAMGVEGLITNAYIFSKSADFREEALSRGLHDLLGFNGLIMTDSGSFQLSVYGSVDTTNEMTLAFQRDIGSDIWVPLDIPTHPDAPRETVESELGITMERLREAREIFGDDAPIAGPVQGGIHPDLREKAGREVSDLGFSFCPVGAVVPLLEGYRYRELVHSVLAAKKGLSPGACVHLFGAGHPSMFALAAAMGCDIFDSAAYALYAREGRYITPSGTLKLAEMAELPCACAICRSHTADELRASDQKERLLATHNLAVTQAEISRVRLSIQEGTLWELVDERCRSHPRLLDGYRELLKAGDLLERSDRATKRRFFYRGDESCQRTEVIRFQRMIPAIGLSSRVLILCGGPEPQDFEEVLELRPPFGAVPRELSETFPIGQTEVPAWDDAMLESAWKGVDILLAANPETEVTFSASPDLIQHIEERFPDAVVIA; encoded by the coding sequence ATGTCAATCCAGTTTGAAGTGATGCATAAGGACATCGCCGGACGAGTCGGACGACTCACCGTCGGTGATAAACGAATACGAACCCCGGCACTCCTCCCGGTCGTCAACCCGCATATCCAGATTGTTCCTCCCGGGGAGATGGCGGCGATGGGGGTCGAGGGCCTGATCACAAACGCCTATATCTTCTCAAAGAGTGCGGATTTCCGGGAAGAGGCATTATCCCGCGGTCTCCATGACCTCCTCGGCTTTAACGGACTGATCATGACCGATTCCGGATCGTTTCAGCTCTCGGTCTATGGATCGGTTGATACGACCAATGAGATGACACTGGCATTTCAGCGGGATATCGGAAGCGACATCTGGGTACCGCTCGACATTCCGACCCACCCGGACGCACCCCGTGAGACCGTCGAATCGGAGCTTGGGATCACCATGGAGCGGCTCCGGGAGGCACGGGAGATCTTTGGTGATGATGCACCCATCGCCGGGCCGGTCCAGGGGGGCATCCACCCAGATCTGAGAGAGAAGGCCGGGCGGGAGGTGAGCGATCTCGGCTTCTCATTCTGCCCGGTCGGCGCGGTCGTCCCGCTCCTTGAAGGCTACCGGTACCGTGAGCTTGTGCATTCGGTCCTCGCCGCGAAGAAGGGGCTCTCCCCGGGGGCATGCGTCCACCTCTTTGGTGCAGGCCATCCCTCGATGTTCGCCCTTGCGGCAGCGATGGGCTGTGATATCTTCGATTCGGCGGCCTATGCCCTCTATGCGCGGGAGGGGCGCTACATCACCCCGTCCGGGACCCTCAAACTCGCCGAGATGGCCGAACTCCCCTGTGCCTGTGCCATCTGCCGCTCACATACCGCAGATGAACTCCGTGCATCAGATCAGAAGGAGCGGCTCCTTGCGACCCATAATCTTGCGGTGACGCAGGCCGAGATCTCCCGTGTCCGCCTCTCCATCCAGGAAGGAACCCTCTGGGAGCTTGTGGATGAGCGGTGCCGATCACACCCGAGGCTCCTTGACGGGTACCGTGAGCTCCTCAAAGCCGGAGATCTCCTCGAACGATCAGATCGTGCAACCAAACGGAGGTTCTTCTACCGGGGAGACGAATCCTGCCAGCGGACCGAGGTGATCCGGTTTCAGAGGATGATTCCCGCGATTGGCCTCTCATCCCGCGTACTCATCCTCTGCGGCGGGCCTGAGCCGCAGGACTTTGAGGAGGTTCTTGAACTCCGCCCACCCTTTGGTGCAGTACCACGGGAACTCTCCGAGACCTTCCCGATAGGTCAGACCGAGGTTCCTGCCTGGGATGATGCGATGCTCGAATCGGCATGGAAGGGTGTCGATATACTCCTTGCCGCCAATCCCGAGACAGAGGTCACCTTCTCAGCTTCTCCTGACCTTATCCAGCATATCGAAGAGCGGTTCCCTGATGCCGTGGTGATAGCATGA
- a CDS encoding sulfide/dihydroorotate dehydrogenase-like FAD/NAD-binding protein translates to MYRITAASALAENVYEAWISAPHVSRHAEAGQFLVLRIDEKGERIPLTISGVDGDLVRIIFMTVGTTTRRLAALKEGDTILDVVGPLGEPTEVKSYGTCVLVGGGVGIACLPIIAKALKVAGNTVIGIIGARNKDLLILEDEMREVCDELIITTDDGSYGIKGFAAGPLKEICETRPPDAVWVIGPAIMMKVTSGVTKPFGIRTFVSLNPIMVDGTGMCGSCRVVVGGETRFACVDGPEFDAHAVDFDLLMSRQRFYTDEEKESATHHAGGCSCGGNH, encoded by the coding sequence GTGTATAGGATAACAGCAGCATCCGCGCTTGCGGAGAACGTTTATGAGGCATGGATCTCGGCGCCCCATGTCAGCAGGCATGCAGAGGCGGGCCAGTTCCTTGTGCTCCGAATTGATGAAAAGGGAGAGCGGATTCCACTGACAATCTCCGGGGTGGATGGCGATCTCGTCAGGATCATCTTTATGACCGTCGGGACGACGACACGAAGGCTTGCTGCACTGAAGGAAGGGGATACTATCCTTGATGTCGTCGGTCCTCTCGGCGAGCCGACCGAGGTCAAAAGCTATGGAACCTGCGTCCTCGTCGGCGGTGGTGTCGGTATCGCCTGCCTGCCGATCATCGCAAAAGCCCTGAAGGTGGCCGGGAATACCGTCATCGGGATCATCGGCGCACGGAATAAGGATCTCCTCATCCTTGAGGATGAGATGCGTGAAGTCTGCGATGAGCTGATCATCACAACTGATGACGGATCCTATGGGATCAAAGGCTTTGCAGCCGGTCCACTCAAAGAGATCTGCGAGACGAGGCCACCCGATGCTGTCTGGGTGATCGGCCCCGCCATCATGATGAAGGTCACCTCAGGGGTGACAAAGCCGTTTGGCATCAGAACATTCGTCTCGTTAAACCCGATCATGGTCGATGGTACCGGGATGTGCGGCTCCTGCCGGGTCGTCGTTGGTGGGGAGACACGGTTTGCGTGTGTCGACGGGCCCGAATTTGATGCGCATGCGGTCGATTTTGATCTCCTGATGAGCCGCCAGCGGTTCTATACTGATGAAGAGAAAGAGTCTGCCACTCATCATGCCGGGGGATGCAGCTGCGGGGGGAACCACTGA